A stretch of Desulfobacter hydrogenophilus DNA encodes these proteins:
- the rpsH gene encoding 30S ribosomal protein S8: protein MATSDPIADMLTIIRNGGKAGLSKVDIPGSKIKLEMVRVLKEQGYIKDYKFLENETQGVLRVALKYVSEGEPTIFGIQRVSKPSCRVYAKSKNIKPVLNGLGISIISTSKGLMTDKQAKEAKVGGEILCNVW, encoded by the coding sequence ATGGCAACTAGTGATCCCATTGCAGACATGCTGACCATAATCAGAAATGGTGGTAAGGCCGGTCTGTCCAAGGTGGATATCCCCGGATCAAAGATTAAACTTGAAATGGTGCGGGTGCTGAAGGAACAAGGGTATATCAAAGATTATAAATTTCTTGAAAACGAGACCCAGGGGGTTCTTCGGGTGGCCCTGAAATATGTTTCAGAAGGCGAACCAACTATTTTTGGTATACAGCGTGTCAGCAAACCCTCTTGCAGGGTGTACGCTAAATCAAAAAATATCAAGCCGGTATTAAATGGCTTAGGTATTTCCATCATTTCCACTTCTAAGGGGTTGATGACCGACAAGCAGGCAAAAGAAGCAAAGGTCGGCGGTGAAATTCTTTGTAACGTTTGGTAA
- a CDS encoding type Z 30S ribosomal protein S14: protein MAKKALIAKAQRKPKFGVRAYNRCPLCGRPRAFIRKAGICRICFRTLASQGKLPGVTKSSW, encoded by the coding sequence CGCAAAGGCACAAAGAAAACCCAAATTTGGTGTACGGGCTTATAATAGGTGCCCTTTATGCGGTAGACCACGTGCATTTATTAGAAAAGCTGGTATTTGCAGAATCTGTTTTAGAACGCTTGCCTCACAGGGTAAACTGCCGGGTGTAACCAAGTCTTCTTGGTAG